The following proteins are encoded in a genomic region of Hymenobacter siberiensis:
- a CDS encoding response regulator: MNKRILIVDDSFYMRTMLKNMLTDAGYEVVGEAANGAQAVEMAASTSPDLITLDVILPDNTGLDVLKSLRQIQPSAKVVMCSAVGQEVIVTEAIENGALAYIVKPFSEEKVLEIVGAALQNDASEQAA; encoded by the coding sequence ATGAATAAGCGCATCCTCATCGTCGACGACTCATTTTACATGCGCACGATGCTCAAAAATATGCTCACCGATGCCGGCTACGAAGTAGTGGGCGAGGCTGCAAACGGTGCCCAGGCGGTGGAAATGGCCGCTTCAACTTCCCCCGACCTCATTACCCTCGACGTGATTCTGCCCGATAACACCGGACTGGACGTGCTGAAAAGCCTCCGCCAGATTCAGCCCTCCGCCAAAGTAGTGATGTGCAGCGCGGTAGGCCAGGAGGTTATCGTTACGGAAGCCATTGAAAATGGGGCTTTGGCTTATATCGTGAAGCCGTTCTCGGAAGAGAAAGTACTGGAAATCGTGGGTGCGGCGCTGCAAAACGACGCCTCAGAACAGGCTGCGTAA
- a CDS encoding chemotaxis protein CheW produces MAETEVPTPITKPGRAKPAELVQLIVFRLGDEDYGIRIEQVKEVTVTPDVARMPKTPPFIKGIANLRGDIIAILDLEERFRLRPAGRPIPERSYTIAVEAADYVLGLMVREVPRPFTMPLSQIEPAPEFVQDSSTRDKYLEGIAKLPEGGVIIVLDMRKLLTPSEVMRLPGKTASS; encoded by the coding sequence ATGGCTGAGACTGAAGTACCCACGCCCATTACCAAGCCCGGACGCGCCAAGCCCGCCGAACTGGTGCAGCTTATCGTGTTTCGCCTCGGCGATGAGGACTACGGCATTCGCATTGAGCAGGTGAAGGAAGTAACCGTGACGCCCGATGTGGCCCGCATGCCCAAAACCCCGCCTTTCATCAAGGGCATTGCCAACCTGCGCGGCGATATTATTGCCATTCTGGACCTGGAAGAGCGGTTTCGGCTGCGGCCGGCCGGCCGGCCCATTCCCGAGCGCAGCTACACCATTGCCGTGGAAGCGGCCGACTATGTGCTCGGCCTGATGGTGCGCGAAGTGCCGCGCCCCTTCACCATGCCCCTGAGCCAGATTGAACCTGCGCCGGAGTTCGTGCAGGATTCCAGCACCCGCGACAAGTACCTCGAAGGCATCGCCAAACTCCCGGAGGGCGGCGTTATCATCGTATTAGACATGCGCAAGCTGCTGACTCCAAGCGAAGTGATGCGCCTGCCGGGCAAAACGGCATCTTCATAG